One Flagellimonas sp. CMM7 genomic region harbors:
- the alr gene encoding alanine racemase, with protein MKPSRRTFLKKTSIGAIGLGILPTSIPTPSLDFYDDIKKGINPWIELSKKDYLKNAEIISKMAQGSSVLAVLKNNAYGLGDVEVGSILDDSPHVDGLALVKDVRCLALREKGVQKPILLMGDFSANLGVELAKANITFSVFSKESMAKVQALAKVNRTKIKVQLYFDTGLGRMGMAYSKPLDWVTELAKIENIEIIGLFSTLTTPIDFAQEQLRRFNSLTSRLNALGIEMPQKHIAPSQSILELEASHLNLVRPGILLHGSYPLQGMPQSKQFSLTPTFKLKAKVIRMEKLKPGDTIGFSRFYKVKQEEWIATLPIGWADGYASSAENGAKVLINGTLYPVVNVNASHCNLVIGRKKDVKVGDVATLIGPDVPEISPEGFGKAINGHNYLQINYKESIPKIVLDELV; from the coding sequence ATGAAACCCTCACGAAGAACATTTTTAAAAAAAACCTCCATCGGAGCAATAGGGCTGGGTATACTTCCGACCAGCATCCCAACGCCAAGTTTGGATTTTTATGACGACATAAAAAAAGGAATCAATCCATGGATAGAACTTTCAAAAAAGGACTATTTAAAAAACGCTGAAATCATTTCAAAGATGGCACAAGGAAGTTCTGTTTTGGCAGTGCTTAAAAATAACGCCTACGGTCTAGGAGATGTTGAAGTGGGCAGTATTTTAGATGATAGCCCGCATGTAGATGGGCTTGCTCTTGTTAAGGATGTACGTTGTTTGGCTCTTCGGGAGAAAGGAGTGCAAAAACCGATATTACTCATGGGCGATTTTTCCGCAAATTTAGGGGTTGAGCTTGCAAAAGCTAACATTACGTTCAGTGTGTTCTCAAAAGAATCTATGGCAAAAGTTCAGGCCTTGGCCAAAGTAAACCGCACAAAAATTAAAGTGCAACTCTATTTTGATACGGGACTGGGACGTATGGGAATGGCATACAGCAAGCCATTGGACTGGGTGACTGAATTGGCAAAGATTGAGAACATTGAAATTATAGGACTATTTTCAACACTTACTACTCCAATTGACTTTGCGCAAGAACAATTGAGACGTTTCAATTCACTTACAAGCCGGTTAAATGCTTTGGGAATTGAGATGCCTCAAAAACATATTGCTCCCTCCCAGTCTATATTAGAATTGGAAGCCTCGCACTTAAACCTCGTACGCCCAGGTATTTTGTTACATGGTTCATACCCTTTGCAAGGCATGCCACAATCTAAACAGTTTTCCCTTACCCCCACTTTCAAGCTTAAAGCTAAAGTGATCCGTATGGAAAAACTGAAACCAGGGGACACCATTGGTTTCTCAAGATTCTATAAGGTGAAACAGGAAGAATGGATTGCCACCCTACCAATAGGATGGGCAGATGGTTATGCCAGTTCAGCTGAAAATGGAGCTAAAGTCTTGATAAACGGAACGCTTTACCCAGTGGTCAACGTTAATGCCAGCCATTGTAATTTGGTTATTGGCCGGAAAAAAGATGTTAAGGTCGGTGATGTGGCCACCTTAATTGGTCCTGACGTCCCTGAAATTAGTCCTGAAGGTTTTGGCAAAGCTATCAATGGGCATAATTACCTGCAAATCAATTACAAAGAATCTATCCCAAAAATCGTACTTGATGAACTGGTGTAA
- a CDS encoding alpha/beta hydrolase, with the protein MNWCKGTIQYILFISVWIANCQSKYITVGTDSIKVYVEDIGKGKPIVFIPGWTMTSQFFSKQKDYFKNDYRYISYDPRSHGKSTKTEKRNTYEDHANDLNDLINKLELDDVVLIGWSSGSATIYEYVKKYGSNNIDRVIFIDEPPKWIGDTSKEWVYGSFDEYKESLKDLINDRFGYAKGTVQWMLQKNGDAKEHNWMVAQMMLTSNNAALSLYIDGLTSDYTEEVKRMDKTTSLLYLVRESWYDQAKQ; encoded by the coding sequence ATGAACTGGTGTAAAGGAACCATTCAATACATCCTGTTCATTTCAGTATGGATTGCTAATTGTCAAAGTAAATACATTACTGTTGGTACGGATAGTATAAAGGTATATGTAGAAGATATAGGTAAAGGCAAACCTATTGTCTTTATTCCTGGATGGACGATGACCTCCCAGTTCTTTTCAAAGCAAAAGGATTATTTCAAGAATGACTATCGATACATTTCCTATGATCCGAGAAGTCACGGAAAATCGACCAAGACGGAAAAAAGAAACACCTATGAAGACCATGCTAACGATCTAAATGACCTTATAAATAAACTTGAACTTGATGATGTGGTATTGATTGGCTGGTCGAGCGGATCAGCCACTATATATGAATATGTAAAAAAATATGGTAGTAACAATATAGACCGTGTCATATTTATTGACGAGCCCCCAAAATGGATTGGAGATACCTCAAAGGAATGGGTCTATGGCTCTTTTGACGAATACAAAGAAAGTTTGAAAGACCTAATCAATGACCGATTCGGGTATGCCAAGGGTACCGTGCAATGGATGTTGCAAAAAAATGGAGATGCCAAAGAACATAACTGGATGGTAGCGCAAATGATGTTGACCTCAAATAATGCTGCTTTGAGCCTTTATATAGATGGATTGACAAGCGATTACACTGAAGAGGTAAAACGTATGGATAAGACAACATCCTTGTTGTATTTGGTCAGGGAATCTTGGTACGATCAGGCAAAACAATGA
- a CDS encoding outer membrane beta-barrel family protein, translated as MFKKSIILTISLIGLWGNAQENITGKVVDIDNNAIAFANVVAKLKTDSTLVKGAISDDNGNFNLLIKEPQACFLTVSYLGFKSKTISSIVSSNLGTLVLQEAAEQLNEVAVVSQKPFIQREQDKLVVNVENSIVSTGSTTLEVLGRSPGITIDQDDNISLSGRNGVRIYIDNKDTRLQGEQLANLLRSLPSSNIEKIEIISNPSVRYEAQGNAGIINIVTKKGKLYGTNGSLTISPGHGRYFRWSNSIDFNHRTEKMNIFGQYSFSDMNRYQEIVIDRTFLDGDQPMAIYDLQNDFELPLSNHNARLGLDFNASERTTIGLLFSGLRSIQKNRSTSNVSGFDIARNPISEELTTTDIKSDWNQFTANLNAGHRFKNKSSLDFNLDYARYTNGSDQNFVSDFEFFDTGNTAQDILLGDVDGFLNLSGITLDYRLPLKNGNVFETGWKNTWVTSDNDLEYVNDQNGTIILNENLSNHFIYDEAIYAAYVSYSINKKKWNAQLGLRAENTFIEGNQVTTNTVFENDYLNFFPTASYNYTLNEKNALGVSFGRRIDRPSYGQLNPFRTFVNTNTFREGNPFLQPQFTWVSELNYTFKQRYYFALNVGYTTDNLNNAIIRNSEEEVVVVKPINIDRLKSYSLVASFPVRFWNWWESNWNVNASVSDFDGEINGFNFDRNNPVVTINTSHNFNLGKGYRLQLSAFHLFPSYATITKIETISSVSLGFQKNILKDKGTLRFNFNDIFWNQYPTGRTQFGNLDDTFTSYRDTRYATLSFTWRFGKQTVQPQRRRQSEIQNELNRARQTENNG; from the coding sequence ATGTTCAAAAAAAGTATAATACTGACTATCTCTTTAATCGGCCTTTGGGGCAATGCACAAGAAAACATCACAGGAAAAGTTGTTGACATAGATAATAATGCCATAGCTTTTGCCAATGTTGTGGCCAAACTAAAAACCGATTCCACTTTGGTAAAAGGTGCCATTTCTGATGATAATGGAAACTTCAACCTTTTGATAAAAGAACCACAAGCGTGTTTTTTGACAGTCTCCTACCTAGGGTTCAAGTCCAAAACCATTTCTTCAATTGTTTCCAGCAATTTGGGAACCCTTGTTTTACAAGAGGCGGCAGAACAGTTGAACGAAGTAGCCGTAGTTTCCCAAAAGCCCTTTATCCAAAGGGAACAAGATAAACTTGTTGTCAATGTTGAAAACAGTATTGTTAGCACGGGGAGTACTACATTGGAGGTATTGGGAAGATCTCCCGGAATCACCATAGATCAAGATGATAATATTTCACTGAGCGGAAGAAATGGTGTGCGCATATATATCGATAATAAAGATACGCGTTTACAAGGTGAACAATTGGCCAACCTGCTTAGAAGTCTTCCTTCATCCAATATTGAGAAAATAGAGATTATCTCAAATCCATCAGTACGATACGAAGCGCAGGGAAATGCAGGGATTATCAATATCGTGACAAAAAAAGGAAAGCTTTATGGCACTAATGGGAGTTTGACGATAAGCCCTGGCCACGGGAGATATTTTAGATGGAGCAACAGCATCGACTTTAACCATAGAACTGAAAAAATGAACATTTTTGGGCAATATTCGTTTTCGGATATGAACCGCTATCAGGAGATAGTGATTGATCGTACCTTTCTTGATGGTGACCAGCCCATGGCCATTTATGACTTACAAAATGATTTTGAACTACCTCTCAGCAATCACAATGCACGTTTGGGATTAGATTTCAACGCCAGTGAACGCACAACTATTGGATTGTTGTTCTCTGGACTCAGAAGCATACAAAAAAATAGATCTACCAGTAATGTGTCGGGGTTTGATATTGCAAGAAATCCAATTTCAGAGGAGTTGACCACTACCGATATTAAATCAGATTGGAACCAATTTACAGCTAACTTGAATGCTGGACATCGTTTTAAAAATAAATCCAGCCTCGATTTTAACTTGGATTATGCCCGATACACCAATGGTTCAGACCAAAACTTCGTTTCTGATTTTGAATTTTTCGATACGGGCAATACCGCTCAAGACATTTTGTTAGGTGATGTGGATGGATTTTTAAATCTCTCTGGAATTACATTGGACTATAGATTACCACTAAAGAACGGTAATGTATTTGAAACTGGCTGGAAGAATACCTGGGTAACTTCTGATAACGATCTAGAATACGTAAATGACCAGAATGGCACTATAATTCTGAATGAAAACCTGAGCAACCATTTCATCTATGACGAGGCAATATATGCCGCCTATGTCAGCTACAGTATCAATAAAAAGAAATGGAACGCTCAATTGGGGTTAAGGGCCGAGAATACATTTATTGAAGGAAACCAGGTGACTACGAATACCGTCTTTGAGAACGATTATCTCAATTTTTTTCCGACAGCTTCGTACAATTATACCTTGAATGAAAAGAATGCATTGGGAGTTTCATTTGGGAGACGTATAGATAGGCCTAGTTACGGGCAATTGAATCCATTCAGGACCTTTGTTAATACCAATACCTTTAGGGAGGGGAACCCTTTTCTTCAACCTCAATTTACCTGGGTATCGGAACTTAATTACACTTTTAAACAACGTTACTACTTCGCCTTAAATGTAGGTTACACTACTGATAATCTCAACAACGCCATCATTCGCAATAGTGAAGAAGAAGTTGTTGTTGTAAAACCCATTAACATTGATAGGTTGAAAAGCTACTCTCTTGTTGCCAGTTTTCCTGTGCGGTTTTGGAACTGGTGGGAAAGCAATTGGAACGTCAATGCTTCAGTAAGCGATTTTGACGGTGAGATCAATGGATTCAACTTTGACAGAAACAATCCCGTGGTAACCATAAATACCAGTCATAATTTTAATTTGGGAAAAGGGTATCGCTTACAACTAAGTGCCTTTCATCTGTTCCCCAGTTATGCTACAATCACTAAAATCGAAACCATATCTTCAGTCTCCTTGGGTTTTCAAAAGAACATATTGAAGGATAAAGGAACACTTCGATTTAATTTCAATGATATCTTTTGGAACCAGTATCCCACTGGTAGGACCCAGTTTGGTAACCTTGATGATACTTTCACCAGTTACAGGGATACACGTTACGCGACTTTGTCGTTCACATGGCGCTTTGGTAAACAAACCGTTCAACCACAACGTAGAAGGCAATCAGAAATACAAAATGAATTGAACCGGGCTAGACAAACGGAGAATAATGGATAA